One part of the Glycine max cultivar Williams 82 chromosome 14, Glycine_max_v4.0, whole genome shotgun sequence genome encodes these proteins:
- the LOC100500642 gene encoding uncharacterized protein LOC100500642 produces the protein MGCLHLQPSLLPFPLHAKFKPQLHHMRHTTKLFWLTTHQPPRGQHLPSASPLSTKALPHLVVVAPAQSGDLSTLLPISAVLLSAYFIANFVVPGFFTNSFGYDKSSNEEQKVDDVNAIEDE, from the exons ATGGGGTGCCTCCACCTCCAACCTTCACTGCTTCCTTTTCCTTTGCATGCAAAATTCAAACCGCAGTTACATCATATGAGGCACACCACCAAACTATTTTGGCTTACTACTCACCAACCTCCACGTGGCCAGCACTTACCTTCAGCAAGTCCACTAAGTACCAAGGCACTTCCACATTTAGTGGTTGTTGCCCCAGCCCAATCCGGTGACTTGTCCACCTTGCTCCCAATAAG TGCAGTGCTTCTATCGGCATACTTCATAGCAAATTTTGTCGTGCCAGGTTTCTTTACCAACTCTTTCGGATATGATAAGTCATCAAACGAAGAGCAGAAGGTTGACGATGTAAATGCAATAGAAGATGAATAG
- the LOC100813488 gene encoding dihydrolipoyllysine-residue succinyltransferase component of 2-oxoglutarate dehydrogenase complex 2, mitochondrial isoform X2 yields MFGVVRRRVASGSPSPWLLGQSVQNIRSGPSVSARASSIAIAFPSGGCGFVRNFSHITLGSWINSKPMRVVIHPEATVQTLGRLFSSESGDTVDVVVPPLAESISDGTLAQFLKRPGDRVNADEPIAQIETDKVTIDVSSPESGVILKLLANEGDTVEPGNKIAIISRSADATHVAPSETTSEKGAPQPTQKVSEEKKAPKVETAPAKEKPKAPPAILKSPTEPQLPPKERERRVPMTRLRKRVATRLKDSQNTFAMLTTFNEVDMTNLMKLRSDYKDAFVEKHGVKLGLMSGFVKAAVNALQHQPIVNAVIDGDDIIYRDYIDISIAVGTSKGLVVPVIRNADTMNFADIEKQINAFAKKANDGTLSIDEMAGGTLTISNGGVYGSLLSTPIINPPQSAILGMHSIVSRPTVVGGNIVPRPLMYVALTYDHRIIDGREAVFFLRRIKDIVEDPRRLLLDI; encoded by the exons ATGTTTGGTGTCGTAAGGCGAAGGGTTGCTTCTGGCAGCCCGTCTCCTTGG TTGCTTGGTCAGTCAGTTCAGAACATTCGGTCTGGCCCATCAGTTTCTGCTAGAGCTTCTTCCATTGCG ATTGCATTTCCTTCAGGCGGATGTGGATTTGTCCGAAACTTCAGTCATATAACCCTTG gAAGCTGGATTAATTCAAAGCCTATGAG GGTGGTCATTCATCCAGAGGCAACCGTTCAAACTTTGGGGCGTCTATTTTCTTCAGAAAGTG GAGATACGGTTGATGTTGTGGTTCCTCCTTTGGCTGAATCTATCTCTGATGGAACTCTGGCACAATTTTTGAAGA GACCTGGTGACAGGGTTAATGCTGATGAACCAATTGCTCAAATTGAAACAGACAAG GTGACAATTGATGTTTCAAGTCCTGAGTCAGGCGTGATTCTAAAG CTTCTAGCCAACGAAGGTGATACTGTTGAGCCAGGTAACAAGATAGCAATCATTTCAAGGTCTGCTGATGCAACTCACGTTGCCCCATCTGAGACTACATCTGAGAAAGGTGCTCCTCAGCCAACCCAAAAGGTTAGCGAGGAGAAGAAAGCTCCCAAAGTTGAAACTGCTCCTGCTAAAGAGAAGCCCAAAGCACCTCCTGCCATTCTGAAGTCTCCCACCGAGCCCCAGCTTCCTcctaaagaaagagaaagacga GTTCCTATGACAAGGCTTCGGAAACGAGTTGCTACACGGCTGAAAGATTCCCAAAACACGTTTGCTATGCTGACAACCTTCAATGAAGTTGATAT GACTAATTTGATGAAGCTCCGTTCTGATTATAAGGATGCTTTTGTTGAAAAGCATGGAGTCAAATTGGGGCTTATGTCTGGCTTTGTGAAA GCTGCTGTTAATGCACTCCAACATCAGCCGATTGTCAATGCAGTCATTGATGGTGATGATATTATATACAGAGATTATATAGATATCAGCATAGCTGTTGGTACTTCGAAG GGCCTTGTTGTACCGGTTATCCGCAATGCTGATACCATGAACTTTGCTGATATAGAAAAGCAGATTAATGCTTTTGCAAAGAAGGCAAATGATGGAACTTTATCAATTGATGAGATGGCTGGAGGCACTCTTACAATATCAAATGGTGGTGTTTATGGAAGCCTTTTGAGTACCCCTATTATCAACCCTCCTCAG TCTGCAATCTTGGGTATGCATTCCATAGTGAGCCGTCCAACGGTTGTTGGAGGAAATATTGTCCCAAGACCATTGATGTACGTGGCTCTAACATATGACCACAGAATTATTGATGGAAGAGAGGCTGTGTTCTTTCTGCGACGCATCAAAGATATTGTGGAGGATCCTCGTAGGCTTCTGCTCGACATATGA
- the LOC100813488 gene encoding dihydrolipoyllysine-residue succinyltransferase component of 2-oxoglutarate dehydrogenase complex 2, mitochondrial isoform X1, translating into MFGVVRRRVASGSPSPWLLGQSVQNIRSGPSVSARASSIAVKEIAFPSGGCGFVRNFSHITLGSWINSKPMRVVIHPEATVQTLGRLFSSESGDTVDVVVPPLAESISDGTLAQFLKRPGDRVNADEPIAQIETDKVTIDVSSPESGVILKLLANEGDTVEPGNKIAIISRSADATHVAPSETTSEKGAPQPTQKVSEEKKAPKVETAPAKEKPKAPPAILKSPTEPQLPPKERERRVPMTRLRKRVATRLKDSQNTFAMLTTFNEVDMTNLMKLRSDYKDAFVEKHGVKLGLMSGFVKAAVNALQHQPIVNAVIDGDDIIYRDYIDISIAVGTSKGLVVPVIRNADTMNFADIEKQINAFAKKANDGTLSIDEMAGGTLTISNGGVYGSLLSTPIINPPQSAILGMHSIVSRPTVVGGNIVPRPLMYVALTYDHRIIDGREAVFFLRRIKDIVEDPRRLLLDI; encoded by the exons ATGTTTGGTGTCGTAAGGCGAAGGGTTGCTTCTGGCAGCCCGTCTCCTTGG TTGCTTGGTCAGTCAGTTCAGAACATTCGGTCTGGCCCATCAGTTTCTGCTAGAGCTTCTTCCATTGCGGTAAAAGAg ATTGCATTTCCTTCAGGCGGATGTGGATTTGTCCGAAACTTCAGTCATATAACCCTTG gAAGCTGGATTAATTCAAAGCCTATGAG GGTGGTCATTCATCCAGAGGCAACCGTTCAAACTTTGGGGCGTCTATTTTCTTCAGAAAGTG GAGATACGGTTGATGTTGTGGTTCCTCCTTTGGCTGAATCTATCTCTGATGGAACTCTGGCACAATTTTTGAAGA GACCTGGTGACAGGGTTAATGCTGATGAACCAATTGCTCAAATTGAAACAGACAAG GTGACAATTGATGTTTCAAGTCCTGAGTCAGGCGTGATTCTAAAG CTTCTAGCCAACGAAGGTGATACTGTTGAGCCAGGTAACAAGATAGCAATCATTTCAAGGTCTGCTGATGCAACTCACGTTGCCCCATCTGAGACTACATCTGAGAAAGGTGCTCCTCAGCCAACCCAAAAGGTTAGCGAGGAGAAGAAAGCTCCCAAAGTTGAAACTGCTCCTGCTAAAGAGAAGCCCAAAGCACCTCCTGCCATTCTGAAGTCTCCCACCGAGCCCCAGCTTCCTcctaaagaaagagaaagacga GTTCCTATGACAAGGCTTCGGAAACGAGTTGCTACACGGCTGAAAGATTCCCAAAACACGTTTGCTATGCTGACAACCTTCAATGAAGTTGATAT GACTAATTTGATGAAGCTCCGTTCTGATTATAAGGATGCTTTTGTTGAAAAGCATGGAGTCAAATTGGGGCTTATGTCTGGCTTTGTGAAA GCTGCTGTTAATGCACTCCAACATCAGCCGATTGTCAATGCAGTCATTGATGGTGATGATATTATATACAGAGATTATATAGATATCAGCATAGCTGTTGGTACTTCGAAG GGCCTTGTTGTACCGGTTATCCGCAATGCTGATACCATGAACTTTGCTGATATAGAAAAGCAGATTAATGCTTTTGCAAAGAAGGCAAATGATGGAACTTTATCAATTGATGAGATGGCTGGAGGCACTCTTACAATATCAAATGGTGGTGTTTATGGAAGCCTTTTGAGTACCCCTATTATCAACCCTCCTCAG TCTGCAATCTTGGGTATGCATTCCATAGTGAGCCGTCCAACGGTTGTTGGAGGAAATATTGTCCCAAGACCATTGATGTACGTGGCTCTAACATATGACCACAGAATTATTGATGGAAGAGAGGCTGTGTTCTTTCTGCGACGCATCAAAGATATTGTGGAGGATCCTCGTAGGCTTCTGCTCGACATATGA